The following proteins are co-located in the Candidatus Planktophila lacus genome:
- the uvrB gene encoding excinuclease ABC subunit UvrB, with product MRPISDLQRKVHPFQVISDYVPAGDQPQAIEEIVTRINAGEKDVVLLGATGTGKSATTAWLIERLQRPTLVLAPNKTLAAQLANEFKELLPNNAVEYFVSYYDYYQPEAYVPQTDTFIEKDSSVNDEVERLRHSATNSLLTRRDVIVVATVSCIYGLGTPQEYIDRMIRLKVGDEIERNQLLRRFVDVQYSRNDMAFERGTFRVRGDTIEIIPMYEELAIRIEMFGDEIEKIMTLHPLTGEIIRDETEIYIFPATHYAAGPETMKRAMGEIEDELQIQLNLFEKQGKLLEAQRLRMRTTFDLEMMQQLGFCSGIENYSRHLDGRDPGSAPNCLLDYFPEDFLVVIDESHVTVPQIGAMYEGDASRKRTLVEHGFRLPSALDNRPLRWPEFQERVGQTLYLSATPGKYEMEKVGRDVVEQVIRPTGLVDPGIIIKPIKGQIDDLLNEINIRAAKNERVLVTTLTKKMSEDLTDYLQERGVRVRYLHSEVDTLRRVELLRELRSGEYDVLIGINLLREGLDLPEVSLVAILDADKEGFLRSATSLIQTIGRAARNVSGEVHMYADNITKSMAQAIDETNRRRAKQVAYNLERGVDPQPLRKKIADITDTIARESDDTDELMAARKSSGKSKGSSSVLDIGFNARSVISLPRQELLALIGSLTEQMRSSAADLQFELAARLRDEIRELKKELRGMDEAGI from the coding sequence ATGCGCCCGATCTCTGATCTCCAAAGAAAGGTTCACCCTTTCCAGGTAATTAGCGACTACGTTCCTGCAGGAGATCAACCTCAGGCAATCGAAGAGATCGTCACCCGAATAAACGCGGGTGAAAAAGATGTAGTGCTACTAGGTGCAACAGGTACTGGAAAATCGGCAACGACCGCTTGGTTAATTGAGCGCCTACAACGCCCGACCCTGGTTCTCGCTCCTAATAAGACTCTCGCCGCGCAGTTGGCAAATGAATTCAAAGAGCTACTACCCAATAACGCAGTTGAATATTTCGTTTCTTACTACGACTATTACCAACCTGAAGCCTATGTTCCGCAGACCGATACCTTTATCGAGAAAGACTCCAGCGTTAACGATGAGGTCGAACGTCTGCGACATTCGGCCACGAACTCGCTCCTAACTCGTCGCGATGTCATTGTTGTCGCAACTGTCTCTTGTATCTATGGCCTTGGAACGCCGCAGGAGTACATCGACCGCATGATTCGCCTGAAGGTTGGCGATGAGATTGAGCGCAATCAACTGCTACGCAGATTCGTAGATGTGCAGTACTCACGTAACGATATGGCCTTTGAACGCGGCACCTTCCGCGTCCGCGGCGACACCATTGAAATCATTCCGATGTACGAAGAACTAGCCATCCGCATAGAGATGTTCGGCGATGAGATTGAAAAGATCATGACCTTGCATCCACTTACCGGCGAGATCATTCGCGATGAGACTGAGATCTATATCTTCCCAGCCACTCACTACGCCGCAGGCCCAGAAACGATGAAACGTGCGATGGGTGAGATCGAAGATGAACTTCAGATTCAACTTAATCTCTTTGAAAAGCAAGGAAAACTGCTTGAAGCACAGCGCCTTCGCATGCGCACAACTTTTGATCTCGAGATGATGCAGCAACTTGGGTTCTGTTCCGGTATCGAAAACTATTCCCGCCACCTAGATGGTCGCGATCCAGGATCTGCACCGAACTGTCTACTTGATTACTTCCCAGAAGATTTCTTAGTTGTTATCGATGAAAGCCACGTAACAGTGCCGCAGATTGGCGCAATGTACGAAGGCGATGCATCTCGTAAACGCACTCTTGTAGAACACGGCTTCCGACTTCCCAGCGCTCTCGATAACCGACCACTTCGTTGGCCAGAATTTCAAGAACGCGTTGGTCAGACTCTTTATCTCTCTGCAACTCCCGGAAAGTACGAAATGGAGAAGGTCGGGAGAGATGTTGTAGAGCAGGTAATTCGCCCAACTGGCTTGGTTGATCCGGGGATCATTATCAAACCAATTAAAGGTCAGATCGATGATCTCCTCAATGAAATCAATATCCGCGCGGCAAAGAATGAACGCGTACTTGTTACAACTCTGACTAAGAAGATGTCTGAGGATTTAACAGATTATCTGCAGGAACGTGGAGTCCGAGTTCGTTATCTGCACTCGGAAGTAGATACCTTGCGCCGTGTAGAACTTTTACGTGAACTTCGCTCTGGTGAATACGATGTTTTGATCGGAATCAACTTGCTCCGTGAAGGCCTTGATCTACCTGAAGTATCACTGGTTGCAATCTTGGATGCCGATAAAGAAGGCTTCTTGCGTTCGGCGACATCTCTAATTCAGACCATTGGTCGCGCGGCACGTAACGTGTCAGGTGAAGTTCATATGTATGCCGATAACATTACAAAGTCGATGGCGCAGGCAATTGATGAAACAAATCGTCGTCGCGCCAAGCAAGTGGCCTATAACCTCGAACGCGGAGTCGATCCACAGCCGCTACGTAAGAAGATCGCTGATATCACCGACACTATCGCCCGCGAGAGCGATGACACCGATGAACTTATGGCGGCTCGGAAATCATCCGGTAAATCAAAAGGTTCATCTTCTGTTCTTGATATCGGATTTAACGCCCGCAGCGTTATCTCGCTACCGCGCCAAGAATTACTTGCCTTGATAGGCTCGCTCACCGAACAGATGCGCAGCTCAGCTGCTGATCTACAGTTCGAACTCGCAGCTCGCCTGCGTGATGAGATCAGAGAGCTCAAGAAGGAGCTCCGCGGAATGGATGAGGCGGGAATTTAA
- the uvrC gene encoding excinuclease ABC subunit UvrC produces the protein MADPASYRPKEIPEDPGVYRFYNGKDKVIYVGKAKNLKNRLTTYFGSNLARKTHRMVNEAVRVDWTIVATELEALALEFSWIKQYQPTYNVQFKDDKSYPYLAISMQDEFPRIFITRKEKRPGLKYFGPYTNAWALRNTYEVLLKVFPVRSCSEGNFARAKRSKRQCLLGDIGKCAAPCVGWVTPEEHREIAVKLDAFMEKGMEDILPKLRSEMDLASEREEFERAARIRDQIESFEKAQRSTQGNLSDDLDGDFISIHEEGLHAAGSIFMVRRGSIKGSRSWIVDQERALEGDDQVASLFFSIYSQSAPTDIPSEIYLNREPIDQEALEDWLTNLRGAKVSIKVPQRGEKVELLQTVERNAHYALIQFLSKRATDAAVSGKALLEIEEQLELKRTPLRIECYDISNISGTSVVASMVVFEDGMAKKSEYRRFIIDTKEATDDTRAMHQVITRRMKRLLNDRAVDESDVAAIGGKLSKFSYPPQLIVVDGGAPQVAAAQRALDELGVTDVALCGLAKRLEEVWRPGESDPLILPRTSEGMYLLQRIRDEAHRFAITFHRSRRSKVMLESILDEIPQMGQARRASLLEQFGSVAALRKATLAEIAMTPGIGEKIAEIIFEYLQKSAHGSVAEIVNTQTGEITTATK, from the coding sequence ATGGCTGATCCAGCTAGTTATCGCCCCAAGGAGATTCCAGAGGATCCCGGGGTTTATCGCTTCTATAACGGAAAAGATAAAGTCATCTATGTTGGCAAGGCAAAGAATTTAAAGAATCGGTTAACGACTTACTTTGGTTCAAATCTTGCGCGCAAGACACACCGCATGGTTAACGAAGCGGTCCGTGTTGACTGGACGATCGTTGCTACCGAACTCGAAGCGCTGGCTCTGGAATTTTCATGGATCAAGCAATATCAACCAACTTATAACGTGCAGTTCAAAGATGATAAGTCTTACCCATACCTTGCAATTTCCATGCAAGATGAATTCCCCCGAATCTTTATTACTCGCAAGGAGAAACGCCCCGGCCTTAAATACTTCGGCCCCTACACGAATGCCTGGGCACTCCGAAATACCTATGAAGTACTCCTCAAAGTCTTTCCAGTTCGATCTTGCTCTGAAGGAAACTTCGCGCGGGCTAAGCGGAGCAAGCGCCAGTGCTTGCTAGGGGATATCGGTAAATGCGCCGCACCTTGCGTCGGCTGGGTAACGCCTGAAGAACATCGCGAGATCGCAGTAAAGCTTGATGCCTTTATGGAGAAAGGCATGGAAGATATCTTGCCTAAGTTGCGCAGTGAGATGGATCTAGCATCTGAACGCGAAGAGTTTGAACGCGCAGCGCGTATTCGTGATCAGATCGAATCCTTCGAAAAAGCACAACGTTCCACCCAGGGAAATCTCTCAGATGATCTAGATGGAGATTTCATTTCAATACATGAAGAAGGACTTCATGCTGCGGGTTCGATATTCATGGTTCGCCGAGGATCAATTAAAGGCTCGCGCTCGTGGATTGTCGATCAAGAACGAGCACTTGAGGGTGATGATCAAGTCGCTTCACTCTTCTTCTCTATTTACAGCCAGAGCGCACCAACGGATATCCCAAGCGAGATTTATCTAAATCGTGAGCCGATTGACCAAGAAGCGTTAGAAGACTGGCTTACAAATCTTCGCGGAGCAAAAGTTTCAATAAAAGTTCCACAACGTGGCGAGAAAGTGGAGCTACTGCAGACCGTTGAGCGAAATGCCCACTATGCCTTGATCCAATTCTTAAGTAAGCGTGCAACCGATGCCGCCGTTAGCGGCAAGGCGCTGCTAGAAATCGAAGAGCAGTTAGAGCTAAAGCGCACACCGCTTCGTATCGAGTGTTATGACATCTCAAATATCTCTGGCACATCAGTCGTGGCATCTATGGTCGTCTTTGAAGACGGTATGGCTAAGAAGAGCGAATACCGCCGCTTCATAATCGATACTAAGGAAGCAACCGATGACACTCGGGCCATGCACCAGGTCATTACTCGCCGCATGAAGCGTTTACTAAATGACCGAGCTGTAGATGAAAGTGATGTCGCCGCTATTGGCGGCAAGTTGAGTAAGTTCTCATACCCACCGCAGTTAATCGTTGTAGATGGTGGAGCGCCACAAGTTGCTGCTGCCCAACGCGCACTTGATGAACTTGGCGTAACTGATGTTGCTTTATGTGGGTTGGCTAAGCGCTTAGAAGAAGTCTGGCGTCCCGGTGAAAGCGATCCGCTTATTCTTCCACGCACCAGTGAAGGTATGTATTTGCTGCAAAGAATTCGCGATGAAGCCCACCGCTTTGCTATTACCTTCCACCGTTCGCGTAGATCAAAGGTGATGCTCGAATCTATTTTGGATGAAATTCCGCAGATGGGACAGGCTCGTCGCGCCTCCCTGCTTGAACAATTTGGATCAGTCGCCGCACTGCGTAAAGCAACGCTGGCAGAAATCGCAATGACACCAGGTATCGGAGAAAAGATCGCTGAGATCATCTTTGAGTATCTCCAGAAATCAGCGCACGGCTCGGTTGCGGAGATTGTTAATACTCAAACCGGCGAGATTACAACCGCTACGAAGTAG
- the coaE gene encoding dephospho-CoA kinase: MLVVALTGGIGAGKSLVAQHFSELGARVVDADQLSRIAIERGSEGFDEVITRFGESILRNGDIDRKALGEIIFKDKSAKADLEAIIHPRVRELFFEVVSDLAADEILIYEIPLLVETGAASNFDQIITVEADLEIRKSRLLKRGMFSSEIESRLAAQASPSEREAVATHIIENSGDEDQLLRKVENLWEELQRLSK; the protein is encoded by the coding sequence ATGTTGGTTGTCGCACTTACTGGTGGAATAGGCGCAGGTAAATCTCTCGTTGCGCAGCACTTCTCAGAACTTGGCGCACGCGTTGTAGATGCAGATCAACTATCTCGTATAGCAATCGAACGTGGGTCTGAAGGTTTCGATGAAGTCATCACTCGATTTGGCGAAAGTATCCTGCGCAACGGCGACATAGACCGCAAAGCGCTAGGTGAAATAATCTTTAAAGATAAGAGCGCTAAGGCTGATCTGGAAGCGATTATCCATCCACGAGTTCGCGAACTTTTCTTTGAAGTTGTCAGCGATCTCGCGGCAGATGAAATCCTGATTTATGAGATCCCGTTGCTAGTTGAAACCGGCGCGGCTAGTAATTTTGATCAGATCATTACCGTCGAAGCAGATCTCGAGATTCGTAAATCCAGACTCTTAAAGCGCGGCATGTTCTCTTCCGAAATTGAATCTCGCTTAGCTGCACAGGCTTCACCATCTGAGCGTGAGGCAGTCGCTACCCACATAATCGAAAATAGCGGCGATGAAGATCAACTGCTGCGCAAGGTGGAAAACCTCTGGGAGGAACTCCAGCGCCTTTCAAAGTAG
- a CDS encoding gluconeogenesis factor YvcK family protein: MSGSKPRVVALGGGHGLAATLSALRQITTDLTAIVTVADNGGSSGRLREEFSIYPPGDLRMALAALCADDEWGRSWAEIMQYRFESDGVLDGHAVGNLLLAALWNKGEDPVAGLDRVGSLLKVIGRVLPMSVEPLDIEATFTNSTGRFIVKGQVQVATAKGRLESLRLLPENPTARPESLAAIDAADWIVMGPGSWFSSVLPHLMVPQQRDALVAAKAKKILILNLDSATENGPVINSGEYAGYTATEHIEILHTYAPDLRFDLIVADQSVVAGSDQLQRHLSSTGGELLIADLRDQRSLVHHDPKKLTSLFVHIAG; encoded by the coding sequence ATGAGTGGCAGTAAACCGCGAGTAGTTGCACTTGGGGGAGGCCATGGTCTGGCGGCAACTCTTTCCGCACTTCGCCAAATAACTACGGATTTAACTGCGATTGTCACAGTGGCTGATAACGGTGGCTCAAGTGGTCGCCTGCGCGAAGAGTTTTCAATTTATCCTCCCGGTGATTTAAGAATGGCGCTAGCGGCGCTCTGCGCAGATGATGAATGGGGCCGTAGTTGGGCTGAGATCATGCAATATAGATTTGAAAGTGATGGCGTACTTGATGGCCACGCCGTTGGAAATTTACTGCTTGCAGCGCTTTGGAATAAGGGTGAGGATCCAGTTGCAGGGCTAGATCGGGTTGGATCGTTGTTAAAAGTTATTGGTCGAGTATTACCGATGTCTGTCGAACCCCTTGATATTGAAGCAACTTTCACTAACTCAACAGGTCGCTTTATTGTTAAGGGGCAAGTACAAGTGGCTACTGCAAAAGGTCGCCTAGAAAGTCTGCGCCTGCTCCCTGAAAATCCAACCGCCCGACCTGAATCTCTTGCTGCAATTGATGCAGCAGATTGGATTGTTATGGGCCCAGGATCTTGGTTCTCCAGCGTTCTGCCACATCTGATGGTTCCCCAACAACGCGATGCGTTAGTTGCAGCAAAGGCAAAGAAGATTCTCATCCTTAATTTGGATTCAGCAACTGAAAATGGACCAGTCATAAATTCGGGGGAGTACGCCGGATATACCGCTACAGAACATATAGAGATATTGCACACCTATGCTCCCGATCTGCGCTTTGATTTAATCGTGGCAGATCAAAGCGTTGTCGCCGGATCCGATCAGCTACAGCGCCATCTTTCAAGTACAGGTGGAGAGTTATTGATCGCCGACCTACGTGACCAACGTTCCTTGGTCCATCACGATCCAAAGAAATTAACTTCACTTTTCGTACACATAGCAGGCTAA
- the whiA gene encoding DNA-binding protein WhiA, which yields MAMTAAVKDELSRLSVTKPCCRKAEVSSLLRFAGGLHIAAGKVVIEVELDTSQSARRLKKDIADIYGHDSDLAVLSSSGLRKGSRYVVRVIEAGDALARQTGLIDSNGRPVRGLPPQVVAANICDAEAAWRGAFIAHGSLTEPGRSSSLEITCPGPEAALALVGAARRLGITAKAREVRGVDRVVIRDGDAIGVLLTRLGAHESVLAWEERRMRREVRATANRLANFDDANLRRSARAAVAAAARVQRAMEILGPQIPDHLKEAGELRISHGQASLEELGSLASPPMTKDAIAGRIRRLLAMADKRASELGIPDTEAGLSPDLLN from the coding sequence ATGGCAATGACCGCAGCAGTTAAAGACGAGCTAAGCCGTCTTTCAGTAACCAAACCTTGCTGCCGCAAAGCCGAAGTATCTTCTCTTCTGCGCTTTGCTGGTGGCCTTCATATTGCAGCAGGCAAAGTTGTAATCGAAGTCGAACTCGATACTTCACAGAGCGCACGTCGCCTTAAGAAAGATATTGCAGATATCTACGGCCACGATAGCGATCTCGCAGTTCTCTCATCCAGTGGGTTGCGTAAAGGTTCTCGTTATGTGGTGCGCGTTATTGAAGCCGGCGACGCTCTTGCCCGCCAAACAGGTTTAATCGATAGCAACGGTCGCCCAGTTCGTGGTCTGCCACCACAAGTTGTCGCTGCCAATATCTGCGATGCCGAGGCTGCTTGGCGGGGTGCTTTTATTGCACATGGTTCACTAACCGAACCGGGTCGTTCATCTTCACTTGAAATTACTTGTCCAGGTCCAGAAGCAGCGTTGGCGCTCGTTGGAGCAGCTCGTCGTTTAGGAATTACCGCAAAGGCGCGCGAAGTTCGCGGCGTTGATCGCGTTGTTATTCGCGATGGCGATGCCATTGGAGTTCTTCTTACTCGCCTTGGCGCACATGAAAGTGTTCTTGCCTGGGAAGAACGTCGCATGCGCCGCGAAGTTCGCGCCACTGCAAATCGTTTAGCAAACTTTGATGATGCCAATCTGCGTCGCTCAGCACGCGCTGCAGTTGCAGCAGCTGCTCGCGTACAACGAGCTATGGAAATTCTCGGCCCACAAATCCCTGATCATCTAAAAGAGGCCGGCGAACTTCGCATCAGCCACGGACAGGCAAGTCTTGAAGAACTCGGTTCATTGGCTTCTCCACCAATGACCAAGGATGCGATCGCAGGACGTATCCGACGACTCCTGGCAATGGCTGATAAACGCGCCTCTGAACTCGGAATTCCAGATACTGAAGCGGGCTTATCGCCTGACTTGCTCAACTAG
- the rapZ gene encoding RNase adapter RapZ — MSTKELLVVTGMSGAGRSTVAHALEDLGWYVVDNLPPSLLPELAVQTKSSDIASLAVVVDVRGGKFFDALSNSLQTLKDSGISYRLLFLDATDQSLVQRFESTRRPHPLQAKDRIVDGIARERSKLEELRSGADVVIDTSNLNVHQLEKRIGEIFSAGMLDAIRINVLSFGYKYGIPVDSDLVLDCRFIPNPHWIPELRPLTGLTKEVSNKVLTSEGVSEFVKSYVGVIRQMMPGYLREGKKYVTIAIGCTGGKHRSVAISEEIAKQLSSEESLIEISAHATHRDVGRE, encoded by the coding sequence ATGTCAACGAAGGAACTCCTTGTTGTAACGGGAATGTCAGGTGCGGGTCGCTCAACCGTTGCCCACGCGCTAGAAGATCTCGGTTGGTATGTCGTTGATAACTTGCCACCTTCTTTGTTGCCTGAATTAGCGGTTCAAACTAAGAGTTCAGATATCGCATCCCTGGCAGTTGTCGTGGATGTGCGCGGTGGTAAGTTCTTTGACGCGCTAAGCAACTCACTTCAAACTCTAAAAGACTCTGGTATTTCATACCGTTTGCTCTTTCTAGATGCCACTGATCAATCATTGGTCCAACGCTTTGAATCGACTCGTAGGCCGCACCCGCTGCAAGCTAAAGACCGTATCGTCGATGGCATCGCACGTGAACGTAGCAAGTTAGAGGAACTGCGCTCTGGCGCGGATGTGGTTATCGATACCTCAAATCTAAATGTGCACCAGCTAGAAAAACGGATCGGTGAAATCTTCTCAGCGGGAATGTTAGATGCCATACGCATCAATGTTCTCTCCTTTGGCTACAAGTATGGAATTCCTGTCGACTCAGATTTAGTTTTAGATTGCCGCTTTATCCCAAATCCCCATTGGATCCCGGAGCTGCGCCCTCTCACCGGTCTGACCAAAGAAGTTTCAAATAAAGTTTTGACCAGCGAGGGCGTATCGGAATTTGTAAAGAGTTATGTTGGAGTTATTCGCCAGATGATGCCGGGTTACCTTCGCGAAGGTAAGAAGTACGTGACCATCGCAATTGGTTGTACCGGTGGAAAACATCGCAGCGTGGCGATCTCTGAGGAAATTGCTAAACAGCTTTCTTCGGAAGAATCACTGATTGAAATTTCTGCACACGCGACACATCGTGATGTAGGTCGTGAATGA
- the uvrA gene encoding excinuclease ABC subunit UvrA — translation MSIDKLIVRGAREHNLKNVSIELPRESLIVFTGLSGSGKSSLAFDTIFAEGQRRYVESLSAYARQFLGQMDKPDVDFIEGLSPAVSIDQKSTNRNPRSTVGTITEVYDYLRLLFARAGRPHCPKCSKAVSRQSPQQIVDQILTMPATTKFQVLAPVIRERKGEFVDLFAELVTQGYSRARVDGETISLSEPPKLKKQEKHTIEVVVDRLTAKAESKSRLTDSIETALRLASGIVLLDFVDAKGAEKERTFSEHLACHDCNLSFEELEPRSFSFNSPFGACAECSGIGTKLEVDEELVIPDDNLSINDGAIAPWSSGHTSEYFLRLLEALSDEVKFSLDNPWKKLSVKAKEAILNGFEYEVHVKYKNRYGRVRNYSSGFEGVIPFIHRKHDETDSDYSREKYESYMRQIPCNVCKGARLKPEVLSVTVGDKNISEICELSIADCAAFLKSISLNAREAQIAERVMKEVHARLGFLLDVGLDYLSLARPAATLSGGEAQRIRLATQIGSGLVGVLYVLDEPSIGLHQRDNRRLIETLTRLRDLGNTLIVVEHDEETIRTADWIVDIGPGAGEHGGKVVVSGSYEELIASKESITGAYLSGRKSIAIPSKRRPIDPKRKLVIKGAKENNLKDVEVEIPLGLFVSVTGVSGSGKSTLVNDILYTTLANKLNGARLVPGRHRTVTGVDQLDKVVHVDQSPIGRTPRSNPATYTGVFDKVRALFAETTEAKVRGYQQGRFSFNVKGGRCENCSGDGTITIEMNFLPDVYVPCEVCHGARYNRETLEVHYKGKTIAEVLDMPIEIAHTFFESVPTIARYLKTLCDVGLGYVRLGQSAPTLSGGEAQRVKLATELQRRSTGRTIYVLDEPTTGLHFEDVSKLLGVLSRLVDSGNTVVVIEHNLDVIKCSDWVIDMGPEGGFRGGMVVAEGTPEDVAKVKASYTGNFLAEMLATNRAPAKKKTAVK, via the coding sequence GTGAGCATCGATAAGTTAATTGTGCGCGGTGCCCGCGAGCACAACTTAAAGAATGTCTCTATCGAACTACCGCGTGAATCCTTAATCGTCTTCACCGGTCTTTCCGGTTCTGGAAAATCAAGCCTGGCCTTCGACACGATATTCGCTGAAGGCCAGCGTCGTTACGTCGAATCTCTATCAGCGTATGCGCGACAGTTCTTGGGTCAGATGGATAAGCCAGATGTTGATTTCATCGAAGGTTTATCACCTGCCGTTTCGATTGATCAGAAATCCACCAACCGAAATCCTCGTTCGACAGTTGGAACAATCACTGAGGTTTATGACTATCTGCGTCTGCTCTTTGCGCGCGCCGGACGACCACACTGTCCTAAGTGCAGCAAAGCAGTTTCGCGCCAGAGTCCACAGCAGATTGTTGATCAAATTCTCACCATGCCCGCCACAACCAAATTTCAGGTTTTGGCGCCGGTTATTCGTGAACGTAAAGGTGAATTTGTTGACCTCTTTGCCGAACTTGTCACTCAGGGTTATTCACGTGCACGCGTCGATGGCGAAACCATCTCACTCTCTGAACCACCAAAGTTAAAGAAACAAGAGAAGCACACCATTGAAGTTGTCGTAGATCGCTTGACCGCAAAGGCAGAATCAAAATCACGCCTTACCGATTCAATCGAAACTGCGTTGCGGCTAGCCTCCGGAATAGTGTTGCTTGATTTTGTAGATGCTAAAGGCGCTGAGAAAGAGCGCACCTTTAGCGAACACCTAGCCTGTCACGATTGCAACCTCTCCTTTGAAGAGCTCGAACCGCGTTCATTCTCATTTAACTCACCGTTTGGTGCATGTGCTGAGTGCTCTGGAATCGGCACAAAGCTTGAAGTAGATGAAGAGTTAGTTATCCCTGATGACAATCTCTCAATTAATGACGGCGCTATCGCCCCTTGGTCTAGCGGTCACACATCCGAATACTTTCTACGTTTGCTGGAAGCGCTTTCAGATGAAGTTAAATTCTCGCTTGATAACCCTTGGAAAAAGTTATCCGTTAAGGCCAAAGAAGCGATCCTCAATGGTTTTGAATATGAAGTTCATGTCAAGTACAAGAATCGCTATGGTCGAGTCCGCAATTACTCATCTGGCTTTGAAGGTGTAATTCCCTTTATTCACCGCAAACACGATGAAACCGATAGCGATTATTCTCGTGAAAAGTACGAGTCTTATATGAGACAAATCCCGTGCAATGTTTGTAAAGGGGCGCGTTTAAAGCCAGAGGTTTTATCTGTGACAGTGGGGGATAAGAACATCTCTGAAATCTGCGAACTCTCAATAGCTGATTGCGCAGCTTTCTTAAAGAGTATTTCGCTCAACGCTCGCGAAGCGCAGATCGCAGAGCGTGTTATGAAGGAAGTCCATGCACGTTTGGGGTTCTTACTCGATGTTGGACTTGATTACCTATCTCTGGCACGACCTGCTGCAACACTTTCTGGAGGCGAAGCGCAACGTATTCGTCTGGCAACTCAGATCGGATCTGGCCTAGTTGGCGTGCTTTATGTTTTAGATGAACCCAGTATCGGATTACACCAACGCGATAACCGTCGCCTAATCGAAACTCTCACACGTCTGCGCGATCTCGGAAATACCCTGATCGTTGTAGAGCATGATGAAGAGACTATTCGCACCGCAGACTGGATCGTAGATATTGGTCCTGGCGCGGGTGAACATGGCGGAAAAGTTGTCGTCTCCGGTTCTTATGAAGAGCTAATTGCATCTAAAGAATCAATCACCGGCGCTTACTTATCGGGGCGTAAGTCGATTGCTATTCCAAGCAAACGTCGACCAATAGATCCAAAGCGTAAATTAGTTATCAAGGGCGCCAAGGAGAATAACCTCAAAGATGTTGAAGTAGAGATCCCGCTTGGTCTCTTTGTCTCTGTTACAGGAGTAAGTGGTTCAGGTAAATCAACTCTAGTAAATGACATTCTCTACACAACCCTTGCCAACAAGTTAAACGGAGCGCGCTTGGTTCCAGGTCGCCACCGCACTGTCACCGGCGTGGATCAATTGGATAAAGTCGTACACGTCGATCAATCACCGATCGGTCGCACGCCACGTTCTAACCCTGCAACCTATACCGGTGTCTTTGACAAGGTGCGCGCCCTCTTTGCAGAAACGACTGAAGCCAAGGTGCGTGGTTACCAACAGGGTCGCTTCTCATTTAACGTAAAAGGCGGGCGCTGCGAGAACTGTTCGGGCGATGGCACCATCACCATCGAAATGAACTTCTTGCCAGATGTTTATGTGCCATGCGAGGTCTGTCATGGCGCCCGTTATAACCGCGAAACTTTGGAAGTTCATTACAAGGGCAAGACGATCGCTGAAGTTCTCGATATGCCAATTGAAATCGCGCACACTTTCTTTGAATCAGTTCCAACTATCGCTCGCTATTTGAAGACGCTCTGTGACGTTGGCCTTGGTTATGTTCGCTTAGGCCAGTCGGCGCCAACTCTTTCAGGTGGCGAAGCGCAACGCGTAAAGTTGGCTACCGAGCTGCAACGACGCTCTACCGGTCGGACAATTTATGTCTTAGATGAACCAACAACTGGTCTGCACTTCGAAGATGTCAGTAAGTTACTTGGGGTGCTTAGTCGTTTGGTTGATTCCGGAAATACAGTCGTTGTAATTGAACATAATCTTGATGTGATCAAGTGTTCTGACTGGGTTATCGATATGGGGCCGGAAGGTGGTTTCCGGGGTGGCATGGTTGTCGCTGAAGGAACACCTGAAGATGTTGCGAAAGTTAAAGCGAGTTACACAGGTAACTTCCTAGCCGAAATGCTTGCTACCAACCGCGCTCCTGCTAAGAAAAAGACTGCCGTTAAGTAA